One stretch of Salmo trutta chromosome 7, fSalTru1.1, whole genome shotgun sequence DNA includes these proteins:
- the LOC115196710 gene encoding semaphorin-3E isoform X1 — MERVKSVSLILSVFLLSSAHSAQSVYPRIRLSHKELWDLNRTWVFQGPGPSLQPQTMLLDEAHERLYVGAKNILYSLSLERVNHQHREIDWASSVSQVEDCLMKGREKPECANYIKVLQRYNTTHLLACGTGAFNPHCAKIRVGHTGQVRQFELEEQSVESGRGRCPYDHNSPVTSTLDRGELYIGLYTDYWENDAALCRLNNQSYTRTERDDRQQLNEPKFIGSVVIPDNDDTDDDKVYFFFTERGTDAEGVSKAVYSRVGRVCANDQGGQRMLVNRWSSFLKTRLICSVAGPNGIDTHFDELEDVFVLKNKDEKNPEIFGLFSTTSAVFQGYAVCVYHMDDVRAAFNGQFAHRERPEHHWTPYEGRVPYPRPGSCASEVNGGGFSGSKEFPDEVLRFVRSHPVMFSPVLPLHRRPVLLQTEPGGRRLTQIAVDRVQAQDGHYHVLYIGTDDSVVLKVITIYNKDTDTIEEVLLEELQVFKVPFPITEILISAKRQQLYVGSEVGVAQVRLHQCDLYGSECADCCLARDPYCAWDGITCSRYYPAGVYTKSRRFRRQDVRHGNAVQLCNGLQIDGEQYQGAVERQVYGVESNSTLLECTPRSLQARVMWYIQRDPDREEVGGDERVVMTTHGLLFLRVRSGDAGVYVCQTVEHGYVHTLLRVTLHVLGGQKVGALIHRTGEEGEGEGETKATCHLPIDTSPGPHPGSNSDPSSRLQGALPGLSLAPALAPGPTSRLPGPGPTSRLPAPGPGTTSRLPAPGPGPASQLWYKEFLQLIGYGDSQKVEEYCERVWCSGKRRRKTKRRYTQPMEIGERKGRGKGDPHRAPRHTLDT; from the exons AGTTATGGGATCTGAACAGGACGTGGGTGTTTCAGGGACCAGGTCCCTCcctgcagccccagaccatgctGTTGGACGAGGCCCATGAAAGGCTGTATGTAGGGGCTAAAAACATCCTGTACTCCCTCAGCCTGGAGAGAGTTAACCACCAACACAGAGAG ATCGACTGGGCCAGCTCTGTGTCGCAGGTAGAAGATTGTCTGATGAAAGGCAGAGAGAAG CCAGAGTGTGCTAACTACATCAAGGTGCTACAGCGGTATAACACCACCCACCTGTTGGCCTGCGGAACAGGAGCATTTAACCCTCACTGTGCCAAAATCAGGGTGGGACACACAGGACAG GTCAGGCAGTTTGAGCTGGaggagcagagtgtagagagcgGCAGAGGGAGATGTCCCTACGACCACAACAGCCCCGTTACATCCACCCTGGACA gAGGAGAGTTGTATATTGGCCTGTACACAGACTACTGGGAGAATGACGCAGCTCTGTGTCGACTGAACAACCAGAGCTACACACGCACTGAGAGAGACGACAGACAACAGCTCAACG AGCCTAAGTTTATTGGGTCGGTGGTGATTCCTGATAACGATGACACGGATGATGACAAGGTCTACTTCTTCTTCACGGAGAGAGGGACGGATGCAGAGGGGGTTAGCAAGGCTGTTTACAGCAGGGTGGGACGGGTCTGTGCG AATGATCAGGGAGGTCAGAGGATGTTGGTGAATCGTTGGAGCTCCTTCCTAAAGACTCGTCTCATCTGCTCTGTGGCTGGACCCAACGGCATCGACACACACTTTGACGAGCTAg AGGATGTGTTTGTGTTGAAGAACAAGGATGAGAAGAATCCAGAGATTTTTGGCCTCTTCAGCACTACAAG TGCTGTGTTCCAGGGCTATGCGGTGTGTGTGTACCACATGGATGATGTGCGAGCAGCGTTCAATGGCCAGTTTGCCCACCGGGAGAGACCAGAGCACCACTGGACCCCCTATGAAGGCCGGGTCCCCTACCCACGACCCGGATCT tGTGCCAGCGAGGTAAATGGTGGTGGGTTCTCAGGTTCTAAGGAGTTCCCTGATGAGGTTCTGCGATTCGTGCGTTCCCACCCCGTCATGTTTAGCCCGGTCCTCCCCCTCCACCGCAGACCAGTTCTACTGCAGACAGAGCCAGGGGGGAGGAGACTAACTCAGATTGCTGTGGACCGTGTCCAGGCCCAGGATGGACACTATCATGTTCTGTATATAGGAACAG ACGACTCTGTTGTGTTGAAGGTTATCACCATCTACAACAAAGACACAGACACCATAGAGGAAGTTCTACTGGAGGAACTGCAGGTGTTCAAG GTCCCTTTTCCAATAACTGAGATCCTCATATCAGCTAAACGG CAACAGCTCTATGTGGGTTCTGAGGTTGGTGTGGCTCAGGTGAGGCTCCATCAGTGTGACCTGTACGGGTCTGAGTGTGCCGACTGTTGCCTAGCGAGGGACCCTTATTGCGCCTGGGATGGAATCACCTGCTCACGATACTACCCTGCTGGGGTTTACACCAAGAg TAGACGATTCAGGAGACAGGATGTTCGCCATGGCAACGCTGTACAGCTGTGCAACGGGCTACAGATTGatg GGGAGCAGTACCAGGGTGCAGTGGAGAGGCAGGTGTATGGGGTAGAGAGTAACAGTACTCTACTAGAGTGTACCCCTCGTTCTCTACAGGCCAGAGTCATGTGGTACATACagagagacccagacagagaggag GTCGGAGGTGATGAGCGTGTAGTTATGACAACCCACGGGCTGCTGTTCCTGCGTGTTCGGAGCGGGGATGCTGGTGTGTACGTGTGTCAGACGGTGGAACATGGCTATGTCCACACCCTACTGAGGGTCACGCTACACGTGTTGGGAGGGCAGAAGGTTGGGGCCCTGATACAcaggacaggggaggagggggaaggagagggggagacaaaaGCAACCTGTCACCTCCCTATAGATACCTCTCCAGGCCCCCACCCTGGTTCCAACTCTGACCCCAGTTCCAGGCTACAAGGAGCCCTGCCAGGGTTATccctagccccagccctagcTCCAGGCCCTACCTCCAGGCTGCCAGGCCCAGGTCCTACTTCCAGGCTGCCAGCCCCAGGCCCAGGTACTACATCCAGGctgccagccccaggaccaggcCCTGCCTCACAGCTGTGGTACAAGGAGTTTCTCCAGCTGATAGGCTATGGGGACTCCCAGAAGGTGGAGGAGTACTGTGAGAGGGTCTGGTGCTCAGGGAAGAGACGCAGGAAGACTAAACGCAGATACACCCAGCCAATGGAaataggagagaggaaggggagggggaaaggagaCCCACACCGAGCCCCCAGACACACCTTGGACacctga
- the LOC115196710 gene encoding semaphorin-3E isoform X2, with amino-acid sequence MERVKSVSLILSVFLLSSAHSAQSVYPRIRLSHKELWDLNRTWVFQGPGPSLQPQTMLLDEAHERLYVGAKNILYSLSLERVNHQHREIDWASSVSQVEDCLMKGREKPECANYIKVLQRYNTTHLLACGTGAFNPHCAKIRVGHTGQVRQFELEEQSVESGRGRCPYDHNSPVTSTLDRGELYIGLYTDYWENDAALCRLNNQSYTRTERDDRQQLNEPKFIGSVVIPDNDDTDDDKVYFFFTERGTDAEGVSKAVYSRVGRVCANDQGGQRMLVNRWSSFLKTRLICSVAGPNGIDTHFDELEDVFVLKNKDEKNPEIFGLFSTTSAVFQGYAVCVYHMDDVRAAFNGQFAHRERPEHHWTPYEGRVPYPRPGSCASEVNGGGFSGSKEFPDEVLRFVRSHPVMFSPVLPLHRRPVLLQTEPGGRRLTQIAVDRVQAQDGHYHVLYIGTDDSVVLKVITIYNKDTDTIEEVLLEELQVFKVPFPITEILISAKRQQLYVGSEVGVAQVRLHQCDLYGSECADCCLARDPYCAWDGITCSRYYPAGVYTKRRFRRQDVRHGNAVQLCNGLQIDGEQYQGAVERQVYGVESNSTLLECTPRSLQARVMWYIQRDPDREEVGGDERVVMTTHGLLFLRVRSGDAGVYVCQTVEHGYVHTLLRVTLHVLGGQKVGALIHRTGEEGEGEGETKATCHLPIDTSPGPHPGSNSDPSSRLQGALPGLSLAPALAPGPTSRLPGPGPTSRLPAPGPGTTSRLPAPGPGPASQLWYKEFLQLIGYGDSQKVEEYCERVWCSGKRRRKTKRRYTQPMEIGERKGRGKGDPHRAPRHTLDT; translated from the exons AGTTATGGGATCTGAACAGGACGTGGGTGTTTCAGGGACCAGGTCCCTCcctgcagccccagaccatgctGTTGGACGAGGCCCATGAAAGGCTGTATGTAGGGGCTAAAAACATCCTGTACTCCCTCAGCCTGGAGAGAGTTAACCACCAACACAGAGAG ATCGACTGGGCCAGCTCTGTGTCGCAGGTAGAAGATTGTCTGATGAAAGGCAGAGAGAAG CCAGAGTGTGCTAACTACATCAAGGTGCTACAGCGGTATAACACCACCCACCTGTTGGCCTGCGGAACAGGAGCATTTAACCCTCACTGTGCCAAAATCAGGGTGGGACACACAGGACAG GTCAGGCAGTTTGAGCTGGaggagcagagtgtagagagcgGCAGAGGGAGATGTCCCTACGACCACAACAGCCCCGTTACATCCACCCTGGACA gAGGAGAGTTGTATATTGGCCTGTACACAGACTACTGGGAGAATGACGCAGCTCTGTGTCGACTGAACAACCAGAGCTACACACGCACTGAGAGAGACGACAGACAACAGCTCAACG AGCCTAAGTTTATTGGGTCGGTGGTGATTCCTGATAACGATGACACGGATGATGACAAGGTCTACTTCTTCTTCACGGAGAGAGGGACGGATGCAGAGGGGGTTAGCAAGGCTGTTTACAGCAGGGTGGGACGGGTCTGTGCG AATGATCAGGGAGGTCAGAGGATGTTGGTGAATCGTTGGAGCTCCTTCCTAAAGACTCGTCTCATCTGCTCTGTGGCTGGACCCAACGGCATCGACACACACTTTGACGAGCTAg AGGATGTGTTTGTGTTGAAGAACAAGGATGAGAAGAATCCAGAGATTTTTGGCCTCTTCAGCACTACAAG TGCTGTGTTCCAGGGCTATGCGGTGTGTGTGTACCACATGGATGATGTGCGAGCAGCGTTCAATGGCCAGTTTGCCCACCGGGAGAGACCAGAGCACCACTGGACCCCCTATGAAGGCCGGGTCCCCTACCCACGACCCGGATCT tGTGCCAGCGAGGTAAATGGTGGTGGGTTCTCAGGTTCTAAGGAGTTCCCTGATGAGGTTCTGCGATTCGTGCGTTCCCACCCCGTCATGTTTAGCCCGGTCCTCCCCCTCCACCGCAGACCAGTTCTACTGCAGACAGAGCCAGGGGGGAGGAGACTAACTCAGATTGCTGTGGACCGTGTCCAGGCCCAGGATGGACACTATCATGTTCTGTATATAGGAACAG ACGACTCTGTTGTGTTGAAGGTTATCACCATCTACAACAAAGACACAGACACCATAGAGGAAGTTCTACTGGAGGAACTGCAGGTGTTCAAG GTCCCTTTTCCAATAACTGAGATCCTCATATCAGCTAAACGG CAACAGCTCTATGTGGGTTCTGAGGTTGGTGTGGCTCAGGTGAGGCTCCATCAGTGTGACCTGTACGGGTCTGAGTGTGCCGACTGTTGCCTAGCGAGGGACCCTTATTGCGCCTGGGATGGAATCACCTGCTCACGATACTACCCTGCTGGGGTTTACACCAAGAg ACGATTCAGGAGACAGGATGTTCGCCATGGCAACGCTGTACAGCTGTGCAACGGGCTACAGATTGatg GGGAGCAGTACCAGGGTGCAGTGGAGAGGCAGGTGTATGGGGTAGAGAGTAACAGTACTCTACTAGAGTGTACCCCTCGTTCTCTACAGGCCAGAGTCATGTGGTACATACagagagacccagacagagaggag GTCGGAGGTGATGAGCGTGTAGTTATGACAACCCACGGGCTGCTGTTCCTGCGTGTTCGGAGCGGGGATGCTGGTGTGTACGTGTGTCAGACGGTGGAACATGGCTATGTCCACACCCTACTGAGGGTCACGCTACACGTGTTGGGAGGGCAGAAGGTTGGGGCCCTGATACAcaggacaggggaggagggggaaggagagggggagacaaaaGCAACCTGTCACCTCCCTATAGATACCTCTCCAGGCCCCCACCCTGGTTCCAACTCTGACCCCAGTTCCAGGCTACAAGGAGCCCTGCCAGGGTTATccctagccccagccctagcTCCAGGCCCTACCTCCAGGCTGCCAGGCCCAGGTCCTACTTCCAGGCTGCCAGCCCCAGGCCCAGGTACTACATCCAGGctgccagccccaggaccaggcCCTGCCTCACAGCTGTGGTACAAGGAGTTTCTCCAGCTGATAGGCTATGGGGACTCCCAGAAGGTGGAGGAGTACTGTGAGAGGGTCTGGTGCTCAGGGAAGAGACGCAGGAAGACTAAACGCAGATACACCCAGCCAATGGAaataggagagaggaaggggagggggaaaggagaCCCACACCGAGCCCCCAGACACACCTTGGACacctga